From a region of the Petrotoga sp. 9PWA.NaAc.5.4 genome:
- a CDS encoding alpha-N-arabinofuranosidase has translation MKKSHIYIDKNYKIDKVDDRIFGSFIEHLGRAVYTGIYEPGHPKADEKGFRKDVIDLIRELNVSIVRYPGGNFVSGYNWEDGVGPKEDRPKKLELAWQSIEPNEFGTNEFIEWCKKVNTEPMMSLNFGTRGIDEARNFVEYCNHPGGGYYGELRKKHGYKEPHKVKIWCLGNEMDGPWQIGHKTAEEYARLAEETAKVMKLVDPDISLVACGSSGWHIPTFGEWEATVLDHTYDYVDYISLHAYYDNYDNNIENFLAKSIDMDSYIKSVIATCDYIKGRKKTKKTINISFDEWNVWFHSREVDKRVEPWQIAPPLLEDIYTFEDALLVGLMLITLLKHADRVKIACLAQLVNVIAPIMTRKGGGAWRQTIFYPFMHASNFGRGTALKPVILTDTYDTKNFKNVPYIDIIPIVNEEKGELTIFAVNRAQEKMEFECELKGFEDYSVIEHIVLENSDLKAVNTEENPENVKPHTDGNARNKGENVKAELSSLSWNVIRLAK, from the coding sequence ATGAAAAAATCACATATTTATATAGATAAAAATTATAAAATTGACAAGGTGGATGATAGAATATTTGGTTCCTTTATTGAACATCTAGGCAGAGCTGTTTATACTGGTATATATGAACCTGGTCATCCTAAAGCTGATGAAAAAGGATTTAGAAAAGATGTAATTGATTTAATTAGAGAACTCAATGTATCTATAGTAAGATATCCTGGTGGAAATTTTGTATCTGGATACAATTGGGAAGATGGAGTAGGCCCAAAAGAAGATAGACCAAAAAAGCTTGAATTAGCCTGGCAATCCATAGAACCAAATGAATTCGGTACAAATGAGTTTATTGAATGGTGCAAAAAGGTAAATACTGAACCAATGATGAGTTTAAACTTTGGTACAAGAGGTATAGATGAAGCTCGTAACTTTGTTGAATATTGTAACCATCCTGGTGGAGGATATTATGGAGAATTAAGGAAAAAGCATGGATATAAAGAACCTCATAAAGTGAAGATTTGGTGTTTAGGAAATGAAATGGATGGTCCATGGCAAATAGGTCATAAAACTGCTGAAGAATATGCACGATTAGCAGAAGAAACGGCAAAGGTTATGAAGTTAGTGGATCCAGATATTAGTTTGGTTGCATGTGGAAGTTCTGGTTGGCATATACCTACCTTCGGTGAATGGGAAGCTACAGTGCTTGATCATACTTATGATTATGTAGATTATATTTCTCTTCATGCCTACTACGATAATTACGATAATAACATTGAAAATTTCTTAGCAAAATCAATAGATATGGATTCATACATAAAATCGGTTATAGCTACTTGTGATTATATTAAAGGTCGTAAAAAAACCAAAAAAACTATTAATATATCTTTCGATGAATGGAATGTTTGGTTTCATTCAAGAGAGGTAGATAAAAGAGTTGAACCTTGGCAAATTGCTCCACCCTTATTAGAAGATATTTATACTTTTGAAGATGCACTATTAGTTGGTTTAATGCTTATTACTCTTTTAAAACATGCAGACAGAGTAAAAATAGCTTGTTTGGCTCAGTTAGTAAATGTTATAGCTCCAATTATGACAAGAAAAGGTGGAGGAGCTTGGAGGCAAACGATTTTTTATCCTTTCATGCATGCTTCAAACTTTGGACGAGGAACAGCGTTAAAACCCGTTATATTAACTGATACATACGATACAAAAAACTTTAAAAATGTTCCATATATAGATATAATTCCTATTGTTAATGAAGAAAAAGGAGAATTAACAATTTTTGCAGTGAACAGGGCACAAGAAAAAATGGAGTTTGAATGTGAATTAAAAGGGTTTGAAGATTATTCTGTAATTGAACATATTGTTTTAGAAAATAGCGATCTAAAAGCTGTAAATACAGAAGAAAATCCTGAAAATGTTAAACCTCATACTGATGGTAATGCAAGAAATAAAGGAGAAAATGTAAAAGCGGAACTATCTTCACTTTCTTGGAACGTTATAAGGTTAGCAAAATAA
- a CDS encoding glycoside hydrolase family 127 protein yields the protein MKSAKIINFLDSSKNKITPFSIDSVKINGFMGEYLEKMLRVTIFSQYEMLEKVGTIDNFLIASGKKEGSFKGMVFSDSDVYKWLEAASYALLFTGDRELKEKVDRTIQEIKEAQDENGYLNTYFTFERKKERWSDLATKHELYCAGHLIQAAVAHKRVTGEDTLLDVAIKFADLIANTFGPNKKRGAPGHPEIEMALVELYRETKNQKYLNLAKYFLEERGNGYASTYKFFNPEYYIDHKPFKELEEMTGHAVRMLYLCNGATDIYLETGDEEIFSTLERLWNNLITKKMYVTGGIGSRYEGEAFGEEYELPNKRAYTETCAAIASFMWNYRMFLATGEAKYVDLMELILYNGLLSGLSIDGKNYFYVNPLEDRGKHRRKSWYDCACCPPNIARTLTSFPGYMYATSKDGIYINLYEGSEANLEYKNSKVKLTQETDYPWTGKIEINISTEEDNTFNIFLRIPSWVDNFEIEVDGEKVPKNMEKGFLRIQKNWKGGHKVELGFPMTMKYIESHPFVRENIGKVAIKRGPLVYCAEKTDNKEGDVWNYIIDINGEVEEENAEIENKKIIKLKAKGCFEELKDWEEKLYTKIGSIKTDKEQIKINLIPYFAWANRSKGPMVVWLKK from the coding sequence ATGAAGAGTGCAAAGATAATAAACTTTTTAGATTCGTCTAAAAACAAAATAACGCCATTTTCTATTGACTCAGTGAAAATAAATGGTTTCATGGGTGAATATTTAGAAAAGATGTTAAGAGTTACAATCTTTTCGCAGTATGAAATGTTGGAAAAAGTTGGAACGATAGATAATTTTTTAATAGCTTCTGGTAAAAAAGAAGGTTCTTTTAAGGGAATGGTGTTTAGTGATTCTGATGTGTATAAATGGCTTGAAGCAGCTTCTTATGCATTATTATTTACAGGTGATAGAGAGTTAAAAGAAAAAGTAGATAGAACTATTCAAGAAATCAAAGAAGCACAAGACGAAAATGGATATTTAAATACCTACTTTACTTTTGAGAGAAAGAAAGAAAGATGGAGTGATTTAGCAACAAAACATGAATTATACTGTGCAGGTCATTTAATACAAGCAGCTGTTGCTCATAAAAGGGTAACTGGAGAAGACACACTTTTAGATGTGGCAATTAAATTTGCTGATTTAATTGCGAATACCTTTGGCCCAAATAAAAAAAGAGGGGCTCCAGGGCATCCGGAAATTGAAATGGCGTTAGTTGAGCTATACCGTGAAACAAAAAATCAAAAATATTTAAACCTTGCTAAATATTTCTTAGAAGAAAGGGGAAATGGATATGCAAGTACCTACAAATTCTTTAATCCTGAATATTATATAGATCACAAACCTTTCAAAGAATTGGAAGAAATGACTGGGCATGCAGTGAGAATGTTGTATCTTTGTAATGGAGCAACTGATATATATTTAGAAACAGGTGATGAAGAAATATTCTCTACTTTAGAAAGACTTTGGAATAATTTAATCACTAAAAAAATGTATGTAACAGGAGGAATAGGCTCAAGATATGAAGGTGAAGCTTTTGGAGAAGAATATGAACTTCCAAACAAAAGAGCGTACACAGAAACATGTGCAGCAATAGCTTCATTCATGTGGAATTACAGAATGTTTTTAGCAACAGGTGAAGCAAAATACGTTGATTTAATGGAACTAATATTATACAATGGGTTGCTCTCAGGATTATCAATCGATGGTAAAAATTATTTCTACGTTAATCCACTTGAAGACAGAGGAAAACACAGAAGAAAATCATGGTATGACTGTGCTTGTTGCCCACCAAACATAGCAAGAACATTAACTTCTTTTCCTGGATACATGTATGCAACATCTAAGGATGGAATTTACATTAATCTGTACGAAGGTAGTGAAGCTAATTTAGAATATAAAAATAGTAAAGTAAAACTAACACAAGAAACAGATTATCCGTGGACAGGAAAGATAGAAATAAATATTTCAACAGAAGAAGATAATACTTTCAATATATTTCTAAGAATACCTTCATGGGTAGATAATTTTGAAATAGAAGTGGATGGAGAGAAAGTCCCCAAAAATATGGAAAAAGGTTTTTTGAGAATCCAAAAAAATTGGAAGGGTGGTCATAAAGTTGAATTAGGTTTTCCAATGACTATGAAATATATAGAAAGTCACCCTTTTGTGAGGGAAAATATTGGGAAAGTAGCTATAAAAAGAGGACCTTTAGTGTACTGTGCAGAAAAAACAGATAACAAAGAAGGAGATGTTTGGAACTATATAATCGATATAAACGGAGAAGTAGAAGAAGAAAACGCAGAAATAGAAAATAAAAAGATAATAAAATTAAAAGCAAAGGGATGCTTTGAAGAATTAAAAGATTGGGAAGAAAAATTATACACAAAAATAGGAAGTATTAAAACAGACAAAGAACAAATTAAAATTAATCTTATTCCATATTTTGCCTGGGCAAATAGAAGTAAAGGTCCTATGGTTGTGTGGTTAAAAAAATAA
- a CDS encoding aminopeptidase P family protein, protein MEVKERINRLRELMQRMGITAYVVPTSDPHQSEYIADYYKTRVWISGFTGSAGTVVITQKEAILWTDGRYFIQAEKELEGSGIKLCKIGIPGFPTYSQWLKDLLNEGDTIGFDGKTFSQKEYESLEKEVFKKKIKIIDDYDLIGKIWVDRPALPQSEAFVHDVKYAGKTTKEKLEEVRKEMTNKGSTHFLIGSLDDIAWLYNIRGRDIPKNPVIISYALISEDNAFIFVNKNKINEKVKSHLKENGVEIKEYDKIVEEIENIPSGSKVFLDPSKINRWLYKNIPGRCKIIKGTNITTYLKSIKNEVEIKNQKNAYIKDGVALVKFIYWLDKNIGKTKITEVSASKQLEDFRRQQEEFIEPSFDTIAAYKENAAMMHYKPEEGKSNYELKNEKMFLVDSGGQYLDGTTDITRTIILGPITDEEKRDFTLTLKAHINLINSKFLYGATGTNLDVLARYPLWQEGLDYKCGTGHGVGFLLNVHEGPQSISNKYNEVVLEEGMILTIEPGVYKEGKHGVRIENVTVVEEDITTDSGKFMRFQPLSFCPIDLKGIYVTLLTIKEKKWLNEYHKQVFDKLSPYLEVEEKEWLKENTKSI, encoded by the coding sequence ATGGAAGTTAAAGAAAGGATTAATAGGCTGAGGGAGTTAATGCAAAGAATGGGGATTACAGCTTACGTAGTTCCAACATCTGATCCACACCAGTCGGAATATATTGCTGATTATTATAAAACAAGGGTATGGATCTCAGGGTTTACAGGTTCCGCAGGAACGGTGGTAATTACTCAAAAGGAAGCTATTCTTTGGACAGACGGGAGATACTTTATTCAAGCAGAAAAAGAGCTTGAAGGAAGTGGTATAAAACTGTGCAAAATCGGTATTCCTGGTTTCCCAACGTATTCTCAATGGTTGAAAGATTTGTTAAATGAAGGAGATACTATTGGATTTGATGGGAAAACTTTTTCTCAAAAAGAATACGAAAGTTTAGAAAAAGAAGTTTTTAAAAAGAAGATAAAAATAATTGACGATTATGACCTGATAGGTAAAATATGGGTGGATAGGCCAGCACTCCCACAAAGCGAAGCTTTTGTTCACGATGTAAAATATGCTGGTAAAACTACTAAAGAGAAATTAGAGGAAGTTAGGAAAGAGATGACTAACAAAGGATCCACACATTTTTTAATTGGAAGTCTCGATGATATAGCATGGTTGTATAATATAAGAGGGAGAGATATTCCAAAAAATCCAGTAATTATTTCTTATGCTTTAATTTCTGAAGATAATGCATTTATATTTGTAAATAAAAATAAAATAAATGAAAAAGTGAAAAGTCATTTGAAAGAAAACGGTGTTGAAATTAAAGAATACGATAAGATAGTAGAAGAAATAGAAAATATTCCATCAGGAAGCAAAGTATTTTTAGATCCTTCAAAGATAAATAGATGGCTTTATAAAAATATACCAGGACGTTGCAAAATAATAAAAGGCACTAATATAACTACTTATTTAAAATCTATAAAAAATGAAGTGGAAATAAAAAATCAAAAAAATGCTTATATCAAAGATGGAGTAGCTTTGGTGAAATTCATATATTGGCTTGATAAAAACATTGGTAAAACTAAAATTACTGAAGTATCTGCTTCAAAACAATTAGAAGATTTTAGACGTCAACAAGAAGAATTTATTGAACCAAGTTTTGATACGATTGCTGCTTACAAAGAAAACGCTGCTATGATGCATTACAAACCCGAAGAGGGAAAGTCTAATTATGAATTAAAAAATGAAAAAATGTTTTTAGTTGATTCTGGAGGCCAATATCTTGATGGAACGACTGACATAACAAGAACTATCATCTTAGGACCCATAACAGACGAAGAAAAACGTGATTTTACACTTACTTTGAAGGCGCATATAAATTTAATAAATTCTAAATTTCTTTATGGTGCAACGGGAACAAATCTTGATGTTTTAGCAAGATATCCACTATGGCAAGAAGGTTTAGATTACAAATGCGGAACTGGACATGGTGTTGGTTTTCTATTAAATGTTCATGAAGGTCCGCAAAGTATTTCCAATAAATACAATGAAGTTGTATTAGAAGAAGGTATGATATTAACTATAGAACCTGGAGTATACAAAGAAGGTAAACATGGGGTTAGAATTGAAAATGTAACGGTAGTAGAAGAAGATATAACTACTGATTCTGGAAAATTTATGAGATTTCAACCTTTATCTTTTTGTCCAATAGATTTAAAAGGTATATATGTAACCTTGCTAACTATAAAAGAGAAAAAATGGTTAAATGAATATCATAAGCAAGTATTCGACAAGTTATCTCCTTATTTAGAGGTTGAAGAGAAAGAATGGTTAAAAGAAAATACGAAAAGTATATAA
- the hypD gene encoding trans-4-hydroxy-L-proline dehydratase codes for MSQTKVEEELSKRRSSLKSLNHRIAKLREESIGTEVKISNERARLITEFYKSGFADGKSEPVKKAMAFKYLMERVSLPVEEGQLIVGLRGTGPQQVPTYPEICTHDLEDLETLDKRENMPYKVDEETKKIYEKDIIPFWKSKTTREIIFENLPKEWIEAYNAGIWTEFMEQRAPGHTAGGERIFKTGILDIKEKIKNKIKELSPTDSLYYDKLEELKAMDISADAILIYAKRYSKKLKDLAKEEKDVERKVELEKMSQICEHVPAHAPTSYWEALQHYWFIHVGVVYETNPWDSFNPGRLDQHLYPFYEKEIAEGSLSSEQAKELLEAFWIKFNNQPAVPKVRVTAEESFTYNDFTKINVGGLKKDGSNGVNEVSYLILEVLSEMRTLQPNTAVQVSVKNPEHFIIKALEVVGPGFGEPPFFNFDGVLLKMLRQGKSLEDARTAGVSGCVESGSFGKESYILTGYFNLPKILEITLNNGVDPKSGKKIGLSTGDPRAFKSFEELWDAYMNQIKYFLDIKMKGNDIIESIFAKHFPVPFLSLWIEDCVEKAKDYNSGGAKYNTQYIQIVGLGTITYSLTSLKYHVFDQKNTIMNELLKALNSNFEGDFEYLRQVILNKTPKYGEDNDYADFIAKSLVEKIVDMIESYPPSPIRKASKRAYFLPTTVHVYFGKVTEATPDGRKAGEPVSEGVSPVQGSDKKGIAAVFRSVSKCDWDKTGGALLNQRLSPGLMNSKDNIKKLAQVIKTFFLMGGHHVQFNVVSTELLREAQKRPKDFQDLMVRVAGYSDYFVNLPKGLQEEIIARTEYEEI; via the coding sequence TTGTCACAAACAAAAGTCGAAGAAGAACTCTCTAAAAGACGTTCTTCTCTAAAATCATTGAATCATCGTATCGCAAAATTGCGTGAAGAAAGTATTGGTACCGAAGTAAAAATCTCAAATGAACGAGCGAGATTAATTACCGAATTCTATAAAAGTGGTTTTGCGGATGGAAAATCTGAACCAGTAAAAAAAGCAATGGCTTTTAAATATTTGATGGAAAGGGTAAGTCTTCCTGTCGAAGAGGGTCAGTTGATAGTTGGACTTCGTGGGACAGGACCTCAACAAGTACCTACTTATCCCGAAATATGTACCCACGATTTAGAGGATCTTGAAACTTTAGATAAAAGAGAAAATATGCCATACAAGGTAGATGAAGAAACTAAAAAAATATATGAAAAAGATATTATTCCTTTTTGGAAGAGCAAAACGACAAGAGAGATAATTTTTGAAAATCTGCCAAAAGAATGGATAGAAGCATATAATGCCGGTATATGGACAGAATTTATGGAACAAAGAGCACCTGGGCACACTGCTGGTGGAGAAAGGATATTCAAAACTGGCATATTAGATATTAAAGAAAAGATAAAAAATAAAATAAAAGAGTTATCTCCTACGGATTCGTTATATTACGATAAATTAGAAGAATTAAAAGCGATGGATATTTCTGCAGATGCTATTTTGATATATGCCAAAAGATATTCGAAAAAGTTGAAAGATTTAGCTAAAGAAGAAAAAGATGTTGAGAGAAAAGTTGAGTTAGAAAAGATGTCTCAAATATGTGAGCATGTTCCTGCACATGCTCCAACCAGTTATTGGGAAGCTTTACAACATTATTGGTTCATACATGTAGGTGTGGTATATGAAACCAATCCATGGGACTCTTTCAACCCTGGGAGATTAGATCAACATTTATATCCTTTTTATGAGAAAGAAATTGCTGAGGGATCACTGAGTAGTGAACAAGCTAAAGAACTATTAGAAGCATTTTGGATAAAATTCAATAACCAACCTGCCGTTCCGAAAGTTAGAGTCACTGCCGAAGAAAGTTTTACCTACAACGATTTCACAAAAATAAATGTCGGGGGATTAAAAAAAGATGGTTCTAATGGAGTAAATGAAGTTTCTTATTTGATATTAGAAGTATTAAGTGAAATGAGAACTTTGCAACCCAATACAGCTGTACAAGTAAGCGTTAAAAATCCTGAGCATTTTATTATTAAAGCGTTAGAAGTTGTGGGACCAGGATTTGGAGAACCTCCTTTTTTCAATTTCGATGGAGTTTTGCTTAAAATGCTAAGGCAAGGGAAATCTTTAGAAGATGCCAGAACCGCTGGAGTAAGTGGTTGCGTTGAAAGTGGTTCTTTTGGAAAAGAATCTTATATTTTGACTGGATATTTCAACTTACCTAAAATCTTAGAAATTACATTGAACAATGGTGTTGATCCAAAATCTGGAAAAAAGATTGGATTAAGTACTGGCGATCCTCGCGCATTTAAAAGTTTTGAAGAGTTATGGGACGCTTATATGAATCAAATTAAATATTTTTTGGATATTAAAATGAAAGGGAACGATATTATAGAAAGTATATTTGCCAAGCACTTTCCTGTTCCTTTTTTATCTTTATGGATAGAGGATTGTGTTGAAAAAGCCAAAGATTATAACAGTGGTGGTGCAAAGTATAATACTCAGTATATTCAAATAGTAGGGCTTGGAACTATTACTTATAGCCTGACATCTTTGAAATACCATGTATTTGATCAAAAAAATACTATAATGAATGAGCTTCTTAAAGCTTTAAATTCGAATTTTGAAGGAGATTTTGAATATTTAAGACAAGTAATTTTGAACAAAACTCCAAAATATGGTGAAGACAATGATTATGCAGATTTTATAGCAAAATCTTTGGTTGAAAAAATAGTTGATATGATTGAAAGTTATCCACCTTCTCCAATAAGAAAAGCTTCAAAAAGGGCTTATTTTTTACCAACTACAGTACATGTTTATTTTGGGAAGGTAACAGAAGCAACTCCTGATGGAAGAAAAGCTGGGGAACCAGTTTCTGAAGGTGTTTCACCAGTTCAAGGGAGTGATAAAAAAGGTATTGCAGCTGTTTTTAGGTCTGTGTCAAAATGTGATTGGGACAAGACAGGTGGTGCACTACTTAATCAAAGGCTAAGTCCGGGCTTAATGAACAGTAAAGATAATATTAAAAAGTTAGCGCAGGTAATAAAAACCTTTTTTCTAATGGGTGGTCATCACGTGCAGTTTAACGTCGTAAGTACAGAATTGTTAAGAGAAGCTCAAAAAAGGCCAAAAGATTTTCAAGATTTGATGGTTAGAGTAGCAGGATACAGTGATTATTTTGTAAATCTTCCAAAAGGACTACAAGAAGAAATTATAGCAAGGACAGAATATGAAGAAATCTAA